A DNA window from Augochlora pura isolate Apur16 chromosome 9, APUR_v2.2.1, whole genome shotgun sequence contains the following coding sequences:
- the East gene encoding enhanced adult sensory threshold isoform X1, producing the protein MASREKKPLAPSKAKQKANNDSGLSTNEIKSRKGKTLSNLRQQQLARDILEAVATGSQLPPKLEATLPRKKVLRNLKRKQKLRVAKANLIKSKVPRKVANRNLCRLTSDVKKSVRTKRVKLAEESGAKTFDNNSKVLEQQINDIDIEGTGTETINRSAKNNLRTKKTKFITKSSEEIENEDTQDKDTDSIAGSSSKNSPKLSRKGRGLESPDLLTKSVKSTKFPGFKRSTIRDKDGCTKNIEGDIKSTKGRKSNSKDTDFGKVSNVDTKYSKSLLEAKSSIDLTIDEVIASMLSDSEIDGQQGVTEKIEGKVTRSRKMLVEDNIVTDIEIKKEPDREEAKSISDGENLGTDTFQNAIQLRKRSSTSIGQRSLRNGKLRQSDSGLSTDLDQKRRRRLNSDDPGNSEVMVDNIMDSNLDTESCFSESSGSDPQTILPTAKDEASLKQEQLKNCDDSSQNGSETENNNNSDRVDRVSEIGPTLRSKTKAKSTEADVKNDNIKTDYTRVAPKSTEAQEDVKKVSNLDHVRKDNILAKFADKSKSRRSSLNIDMKKTVNSFYSTEKSDGNPKSQIDQMIENIKLTIAKSIENKIFGPEKGLGLSKNFEVPKIEEIVAPLSAESQKLGLEENTDEDKSANTKNEMKSDNSETNSVPKVADTAKEIEKLVMGDIEPAETHSQNIQESESHETDENNSMHNNNNNNNNNASESVQVTENSTENNCKTVEQHDEPNETSAVNEEPEKCSEQTDDQTAKTLEDAKKTIAIRKSPRISDKGSPDSSETKKLGKVANGKPVQKPDHGDDLPRDDSSKSASEKTVSNEEQTKEVAEPSKPSDESVSSAATGNSIEDVVAQLEESIQEEDKSNETLENEPENIWDISVNSEEGETLESISKEVERLVARDQPGNQPETDTGSVPDKEELSVKDTDEPSAPQTASSVSEQETTVNNIVAELEDESIVQETPEATENAKEAEAPTTVDEQDTKNDRNSCQVPENLGSCSDSKSEISDVISKDTAIPVQESKEEDEHDSMKNEKCKESGACNDAAEKSPSCETVEKEEDANKNPEQQVASPVAESSGEKTVQENATEEQKSIVEEKKRVLRARDKAKKNEKGQTSSSKERNDNSKGKSDEDNVQKKQSGQQNDVEEDLAEEKMENPSTNAEDPEESQNNGDPETNDLERQARTRRSRESKRRKDEHLASLKSKRSKREVRRSDQQNKEETLLDNEVATINENNQSYLSKYGGGAECATNFRGFSEGGRGSLEKHDNIADSARSKSENDLVIAKEPEVNCDDRLSRNLSQNHVTKQDQKIDILDAQQDKSAKTPETSQKDSDETSTSGESSSSVNVAVKILETPEDKAKKESILRLLGLESLEKAAERMNHQKAKKEQYTGTLKTVIRVQKEKERDKRRSRSPLKMVLKQGRGDGEGDSPEFYTIQKEFGTSGLGDSSSGANRKFSTNHRHSCDEDNEDAAPKDRQSLVIPEKSSSFSIHPGRLCADVCCYCFGKFGSLDTPMHLAQMKSDERRKKILNIERHLTKDSCLCDACYRHVDRKANTSPTNMQTKPQKQHRQLMVSKCSARDCRDAARHHVKRRWLLKIKAGLQKQVDIDWESSQHTSMSFCVGHYSKIERFLTCALCKRRLARNYTHQLANAETDELNQRLGQQGVPVVLAAGTFVCKLCRYFTQLQLKYKDVENMNMSHRSFFKNYRKRILHYHDIKVLDNEDDELSSQNQSKDKEKRKKNKCPPQSKTGITKFPDATANSSTEKTMPELTKVEGTISETDNENRTTKTNSTDDGMVPGVVQFLGLESTVEKLKKRKLLEMHPYNPSDATIPCENPSEVVEILAMDKEVTLTRLPKRPRTNNDITPVVQRLGANPSISVRTLFPGEEEMNLHANVEFANVREITPQGWEKCATMIQYDRDTKLLWQELQRPYGNQSSFLRHLILLEKYYRSGDLVLAPNASRNAINYSTSVQNRLISYEGPEKMDEPIMEPIASEYHNSRRLSGGYVLERDRLGVPGTSTMKTATTTTTTSQGTKGSPSRVLKLNPGVSIIKKPPPNLQRLNLPSTSSATNGNVKRKDVQKPAPASAGGGKVFQLSEPEYKRLQTLKKQKQLLSEKSMSPGTVTGAGAAAGSSSTSPPNLKSTQYQKAQQLAAHTQFQKHLRMQQEMLSRQSRGDFEPLICDVRSLANENSPTQNLLHNLNLPKSIQVTTKSSNQIPILPKIPKSLTVIPQTVTRPADK; encoded by the exons ATGGCATCCAGGGAAAAGAAACCCTTAGCGCCTTCCAAAGCAAAACAGAAGGCGAACAATGATAGTGGTTTGtcgacgaatgaaattaaaagcaGAAAGGGTAAGACATTGTCGAATCTGAGACAGCAGCAACTAGCACGCGATATCTTGGAGGCTGTGGCTACGGGTAGTCAGCTTCCTCCGAAATTAGAGGCGACCCTGCCACGCAAGAAGGTCCTAAGGAATCTCAAGCGTAAGCAGAAGCTGAGAGTAGCGAAAGCGAATCTCATCAAGTCCAAAGTTCCGAGGAAGGTGGCGAACAGAAATTTATGCAGACTAACATCGGACGTCAAGAAGAGCGTAAGAACGAAAAGAGTGAAGCTTGCTGAGGAGAGCGGTGCTAAGACGtttgataataattcaaaGGTTTTAGAGCAACAAATAAACGATATAGATATTGAGGGTACAGGGACAGAAACGATTAATAGAAGTGCCAAGAATAATCTCAGGACCAAAAAGAccaaatttataacaaaaagtagtgaagaaatagaaaacgaGGATACTCAAGATAAAGACACAGATTCCATTGCCGGATCCAGTAGTAAGAACAGTCCGAAATTGAGCAGAAAGGGGAGAGGTTTGGAAAGTCCAGATCTTTTGACGAAGAGCGTTAAATCGACGAAATTCCCTGGATTCAAAAGAAGTACGATCAGGGATAAGGACGGTTGCACCAAGAATATAGAAGGAGATATCAAAAGTACGAAAGGTAGGAAGAGTAATAGCAAAGATACGGATTTCGGTAAAGTGTCGAACGTCGAcacgaaatattcgaaatctCTTCTGGAGGCTAAAAGTTCCATAGATCTTACCATTGACGAGGTAATAGCTTCGATGTTGAGCGATTCGGAAATAGACGGTCAACAGGGGGTAACAGAGAAAATCGAGGGAAAAGTAACAAGAAGTAGAAAAATGCTGGTAGAGGACAACATAGTTACTGACATTGAAATTAAGAAGGAACCGGACAGGGAGGAGGCCAAAAGCATATCCGATGGAGAAAATTTAGGTACAGATACATTTCAAAACGCGATTCAATTGCGGAAACGGTCGAGCACGTCGATAGGCCAACGAAGTTTACGAAACGGTAAACTGCGGCAATCGGACTCCGGCTTGTCCACCGATCTGGATCAAAAGAGGCGTCGTAGATTAAACTCGGATGATCCCGGTAATTCCGAAGTTATGGTAGATAACATTATGGATAGCAATTTAGACACAGAGTCTTGCTTTTCAGAGTCTAGCGGCAGCGATCCTCAAACGATACTCCCGACAGCCAAAGATGAGGCCTCTTTGAAGCAGGAACAGCTGAAGAATTGCGACGACAGTTCCCAGAATGGATCGGAAACAGAGAACAATAATAACAGTGATCGAGTAGATAGAGTTAGTGAGATAGGGCCCACTCTGCGTTCAAAAACTAAAGCCAAAAGTACAGAGGCCGATGTGAAaaatgacaatattaaaacagATTATACGAGAGTAGCACCTAAGAGTACAGAAGCGCAGGAAGACGTAAAGAAAGTAAGCAATTTAGATCACGTTAGGAAGGATAATATTTTAGCAAAGTTCGCGGACAAGTCCAAAAGCCGACGGAGTAGTTTAAACATAGATATGAAGAAGACGGTTAACTCTTTTTATAGTACAGAGAAGTCGGATGGGAATCCGAAGTCTCAGATCGATCAAATGATAGAGAACATCAAGCTGACTATCGCGAAGTCGATCGAGAACAAGATATTCGGGCCGGAGAAGGGTCTCGGGTTGAGCAAGAATTTCGAGGTACCGAAAATCGAGGAGATCGTTGCGCCGTTGAGCGCCGAGTCCCAGAAGCTGGGCCTCGAGGAGAACACGGACGAGGATAAATCAGCTAATACGAAAAACGAGATGAAATCAGATAACTCCGAAACAAATTCAGTACCAAAAGTGGCTGACACTGCCAAAGAAATTGAGAAACTAGTCATGGGCGATATCGAGCCAGCAGAAACTCATTCACAAAACATTCAAGAAAGCGAATCCCACGAGACTGACGAGAACAATAGCATgcacaacaacaataataataacaacaacaacgctTCCGAGTCTGTACAAGTTACAGAAAACAGTACCGAGAATAATTGCAAAACAGTGGAGCAGCATGATGAACCGAACGAGACCTCTGCCGTGAACGAAGAGCCTGAGAAATGTTCGGAACAAACGGACGATCAGACGGCGAAGACGTTGGAGGACGCTAAGAAAACGATCGCCATTAGGAAATCGCCCAGAATAAGCGACAAAGGTTCTCCGGACAGTAGCGAGACTAAGAAGTTAGGGAAAGTAGCAAACGGCAAACCGGTTCAAAAACCAGACCACGGTGACGATCTTCCACGGGATGATTCGTCTAAATCTGCTTCCGAAAAGACTGTCTCGAACGAAGAGCAAACGAAAGAGGTTGCCGAGCCTTCCAAGCCTTCCGACGAATCTGTTTCCTCCGCGGCAACCGGCAATAGCATCGAAGACGTGGTCGCGCAACTCGAAGAAAGTATACAGGAGGAAGATAAATCGAATGAGACCCTTGAAAACGAACCCGAGAATATCTGGGATATTTCCGTAAATTCGGAGGAAGGAGAAACGTTGGAGAGTATTTCGAAGGAAGTGGAGAGACTGGTGGCAAGAGATCAGCCGGGCAATCAGCCGGAAACGGACACGGGGAGCGTACCAGATAAAGAGGAGTTGAGTGTGAAAGACACGGACGAGCCCTCCGCGCCTCAGACAGCGTCAAGCGTTAGCGAACAGGAAACAACTGTAAATAACATAGTCGCCGAACTGGAGGATGAAAGTATTGTGCAAGAGACACCCGAGGCAACCGAGAATGCCAAAGAAGCTGAAGCACCGACCACCGTGGATGAGCAGGACACGAAAAATGATAGGAATAGTTGTCAAGTACCGGAGAACCTTGGCTCGTGTTCAGATTCGAAATCTGAAATCTCTGATGTGATCTCCAAAGATACTGCAATTCCTGTTCAAGAGAGTAAAGAGGAGGATGAGCACGATAGCATGAAGAACGAGAAATGTAAAGAGAGCGGCGCGTGTAATGATGCGGCAGAGAAAAGTCCAAGTTGCGAGACGGTGGAAAAGGAAGAAGACGCGAACAAGAATCCAGAGCAACAGGTTGCATCGCCGGTCGCGGAGAGTTCAGGCGAGAAGACGGTCCAGGAGAATGCAACGGAGGAACAGAAATCTATCGTCGAGGAGAAGAAGAGGGTGTTGAGGGCTCGAGATAAGgcgaagaaaaatgagaaaggGCAGACATCGTCGAGCAAGGAGCGCAATGACAATTCCAAGGGGAAAAGTGACGAGGACAATGTCCAGAAGAAACAGAGTGGACAGCAGAACGACGTTGAGGAAGACTTGGCAGAGGAGAAAATGGAAAACCCGTCGACTAACGCGGAGGATCCGGAAGAGAGCCAGAACAATGGTGACCCGGAAACTAACGACCTGGAGCGTCAAGCTCGCACTCGTCGCAGCAGAGAATCGAAAAGACGTAAAGACGAACACTTGGCTTCCCTGAAGAGCAAAAGATCGAAGCGAGAGGTGCGAAGATCTGATCAACAGAACAAGGAGGAAACGCTGCTCGACAACGAGGTAGCCACGATCAACGAGAACAACCAATCGTACTTGAGCAAATATGGTGGTGGGGCGGAATGCGCCACCAACTTCAGAGGATTCTCCGAGGGAGGCAGAGGGAGTCTGGAGAAGCACGATAACATTGCGGACAGTGCGCGCAGCAAGTCGGAGAACGATCTGGTGATCGCGAAGGAGCCTGAAGTTAATTGCGACGACAGGTTATCTAGGAATCTGTCGCAGAACCATGTGACGAAACAAGATCAGAAGATCGACATTCTGGACGCGCAGCAGGACAAGTCTGCAAAGACGCCGGAGACATCTCAAAAGGACTCGGACGAGACATCGACGTCTGGCGAATCGTCCAGCAGCGTGAACGTCGCGGTCAAGATCCTGGAAACGCCCGAAGACAAGGCCAAGAAAGAATCCATCCTGCGATTGCTGGGTCTCGAATCCCTGGAGAAGGCTGCGGAGAGGATGAACCATCAAAAAGCCAAGAAAGAACAATATACTGGTACCTTGAAGACCGTGATCAGAGtgcaaaaagaaaaggagagggACAAGAGACGGTCCAGATCACCGTTGAAGATGGTGTTGAAACAAGGTCGCGGAGACGGCGAAGGCGATTCACCAGAGTTTTACACCATTCAAAAGGAG TTTGGAACCAGTGGTTTGGGCGATAGCAGCTCTGGTGCGAACCGAAAGTTCTCTACTAACCACAGACACTCTTGCG ACGAAGACAACGAGGACGCTGCTCCGAAGGATCGCCAGTCTCTCGTGATTCCAGAGAAGTCCTCCTCGTTCTCTATTCACCCCGGACGACTCTGCGCGGACGTCTGTTGCTATTGCTTCGGAAAGTTCGGATCCTTGGACACGCCGATGCATCTGGCTCAAATGAAGTCGGACGAGAGACGCAAAAAGATTCTGAATATTGAAAGACACCTCACGAAGGACTCCTGCTTGTGCGACGCGTGTTACCGCCATGTCGACAGAAAG GCGAACACTAGTCCAACGAATATGCAAACAAAACCACAGAAGCAACACCGACAGCTAATGGTGTCCAAGTGTTCGGCACGTGACTGCAGAGACGCTGCGAGGCACCACGTGAAACGCCGCTGGTTGTTGAAGATAAAAGCCGGTTTGCAAAAGCAG GTGGATATCGATTGGGAATCCAGCCAGCATACGTCTATGTCGTTTTGCGTCGGTCATTACTCGAAGATAGAGCGATTCTTGACCTGCGCCCTCTGCAAACGCCGGCTAGCGAGAAACTATACTCATCAGCTGGCGAATGCGGAGACCGACGAACTTAACCAACGACTAGGACAACAAGGTGTTCCTGTTGTATTAGCCGCTGGTACCTTCGTCTGCAAGCTGTGCCGCTACTTCACGCAGCTCCAGCTCAAATACAAGGACGTCGAGAACATGAATATGAGTCATCGGTCCTTCTTCAAGAATTATCGCAAGAG AATTCTACACTACCACGACATCAAGGTTCTGGACAACGAGGATGACGAACTGTCGTCGCAAAACCAGTCGAAGGACAAAGAGAAACGCAAAAAGAATAAATGCCCTCCGCAGTCGAAGACTGGAATCACCAAGTTCCCGGATGCCACGGCCAACTCCTCCACGGAGAAGACGATGCCAGAGCTGACCAAGGTCGAGGGAACCATTTCCGAGACGGACAACGAGAATCGTACGACGAAAACGAATTCGACGGACGATGGGATGGTGCCCGGTGTCGTGCAGTTCCTCGGCCTCGAGAGCACGGTGGAGAAGCTGAAGAAACGTAAACTGCTCGAGATGCATCCGTACAACCCATCGGACGCGACGATACCTTGCGAGAACCCGAGCGAGGTGGTGGAGATCCTTGCAATGGACAAAGAGGTGACTCTAACCAGATTGCCAAAGAGACCGAGGACGAACAACGACATCACGCCCGTGGTACAACGACTGGGCGCCAATCCTTCGATCAGCGTGCGCACCTTGTTCCCCGGCGAAGAGGAGATGAACCTACACGCAAACGTCGAGTTCGCGAACGTGCGGGAGATCACTCCTCAGGGCTGGGAGAAGTGCGCTACCATGATACAATACGATCGAGACACCAAGCTGCTCTGGCAGGAGTTGCAGAGACCGTACGGCAACCAGAGCTCGTTCCTTAGACATCTGATACTTTTAGAGAAATATTACAGATCCGGCGACCTTGTATTGGCTCCGAACGCTTCCCGGAACGCGATCAACTACTCGACGTCCGTTCAGAACAGACTGATATCCTACGAAGGTCCGGAGAAGATGGACGAGCCGATCATGGAGCCAATTGCCTCGGAGTACCACAACTCGCGACGCCTAAGCGGCGGCTACGTGCTCGAGAGGGATCGGTTGGGCGTGCCCGGGACGAGCACCATGAAGACCGCCACGACGACCACGACGACCTCGCAGGGAACGAAAGGTAGCCCGTCGCGAGTTCTCAAGTTGAACCCCGGCGTGTCGATCATCAAGAAACCGCCACCCAACTTGCAACGATTGAACCTGCCGTCCACTAGCAGCGCGACGAACGGGAACGTGAAACGAAAAGACGTCCAAAAGCCGGCGCCGGCCTCTGCCGGGGGCGGCAAGGTATTTCAGCTGAGCGAGCCGGAGTACAAGCGTCTGCAGACGTTGAAGAAGCAAAAGCAATTGCTCTCGGAAAAGTCGATGAGCCCCGGAACGGTAACCGGGGCCGGCGCCGCAGCCGGCTCGAGTTCAACCTCGCCGCCGAATCTGAAGTCGACGCAGTACCAGAAGGCGCAACAACTCGCCGCGCACACTCAGTTCCAGAAACACCTGAGGATGCAGCAGGAGATGCTTAGCCGGCAGAGCAGAGGCGACTTCGAGCCGTTGATCTGCGACGTGCGCTCGTTGGCGAACGAGAACAGCCCGACGCAGAATCTGCTGCACAACCTGAACCTGCCGAAATCGATACAGGTCACCACCAAGTCCTCCAACCAGATCCCGATATTGCCGAAGATCCCGAAGTCGCTGACGGTGATACCGCAGACCGTCACGAGACCCGCCGACAAATGA